From Micromonospora echinospora, one genomic window encodes:
- a CDS encoding ABC transporter substrate-binding protein: protein MALPRPRRTGAVILALLTAAALVAGCGADSGGEASDALDAPGAEALENADGKTTVEFWHSMKGANATAVDKLVADFNAANGGKVEVKAVYQGSYDETIAKYKASVQQKSTPALVQVYDIGTRFMVDSKQVVPVHRFIEKDKFDAAEIEPNIASYYSVEGKLWSMPFNTSTPLLYLNKEAFESAKLDPNQPPKTLAELGELAKKLTVKDASGKTTRYGFGAAIYGWLLEQLLATDGKEYCDNGNGRQKLATRVQFDQPAAVQVAQWWADLVRNGYATNTGRKTDDAQAAFKAGTVAMHLESTSVLRGYVDAAAGRFTVLTAPYPKVSDSSTGGPIIGGASLWISGVGHSAAEKRAAWEFAKFSAGATPQAQWHTGTGYVPINVRALDQVDKAWTTKYPQFRTAVDQLHALPPSVASAGCLLGVMPQARKAAEDGLEAAIVGTKPAEQAMKDAAASVQSAIESYNTSVS from the coding sequence GCGTCCGACGCCCTGGACGCGCCAGGCGCCGAGGCGCTCGAGAACGCCGACGGGAAGACGACGGTCGAGTTCTGGCACTCGATGAAGGGCGCGAACGCCACCGCCGTGGACAAGCTGGTCGCCGACTTCAACGCCGCCAACGGCGGCAAGGTCGAAGTCAAGGCGGTCTACCAGGGCAGCTACGACGAGACCATCGCGAAGTACAAGGCGTCGGTGCAGCAGAAGAGCACCCCGGCCCTGGTCCAGGTGTACGACATCGGCACCCGCTTCATGGTCGACTCCAAGCAGGTCGTCCCGGTGCACCGGTTCATCGAGAAGGACAAGTTCGACGCCGCCGAGATCGAGCCGAACATCGCCAGCTACTACTCGGTCGAGGGCAAGCTCTGGTCGATGCCGTTCAACACCTCCACCCCGCTGCTGTACCTGAACAAGGAGGCGTTCGAGTCCGCCAAGCTCGACCCGAACCAGCCGCCGAAGACCCTGGCCGAGCTGGGCGAGCTGGCCAAGAAGCTCACCGTGAAGGACGCCAGCGGCAAGACCACCCGGTACGGCTTCGGCGCGGCCATCTACGGCTGGCTGCTCGAACAACTCCTCGCCACCGACGGCAAGGAGTACTGCGACAACGGCAACGGCCGCCAGAAGCTCGCCACCCGGGTGCAGTTCGACCAGCCGGCGGCGGTGCAGGTCGCCCAGTGGTGGGCGGACCTGGTCCGCAACGGCTACGCCACGAACACCGGCCGGAAGACCGACGACGCCCAGGCTGCCTTCAAGGCCGGCACGGTCGCCATGCACCTGGAGTCGACGAGTGTGCTGCGCGGCTACGTCGACGCGGCGGCGGGCCGGTTCACCGTCCTCACCGCCCCGTACCCGAAGGTGTCGGACTCCTCCACCGGCGGGCCGATCATCGGTGGCGCGTCGCTCTGGATCAGCGGGGTCGGTCACAGCGCGGCCGAGAAGCGGGCCGCCTGGGAGTTCGCGAAGTTCTCCGCCGGCGCCACCCCGCAGGCCCAGTGGCACACCGGCACCGGCTACGTGCCGATCAACGTGCGGGCCCTGGACCAGGTCGACAAGGCCTGGACGACGAAGTACCCCCAGTTCCGTACCGCCGTGGACCAGTTGCACGCGCTGCCGCCGTCGGTCGCCTCGGCCGGCTGCCTGCTCGGCGTGATGCCGCAGGCCCGTAAGGCGGCCGAGGACGGGCTGGAGGCGGCCATCGTCGGCACCAAGCCCGCCGAGCAGGCCATGAAGGACGCCGCCGCGAGCGTCCAGTCGGCGATCGAAAGCTACAACACGTCGGTGAGCTGA